In Zea mays cultivar B73 chromosome 7, Zm-B73-REFERENCE-NAM-5.0, whole genome shotgun sequence, the following proteins share a genomic window:
- the LOC100277866 gene encoding uncharacterized protein LOC100277866: MDKERKQGFFAALKEEVVRGLSPSRSRGKSPAPPRSASPARMLIPRRRKAPAAPPPPPPEKVLEQYLGEQLVARSGSLRPGGEALAPLIEGPDAERLAAGDPDAEDSGRREGFGHWVRGHLTRTPSMASSAAGGGGGPGGSSGSFRRSDLRLLLGVMGAPLAPIPSKTAEPLPLLSIKGTPIESSSAQYILHQYTAASGGYKLLQSVRNAYAMGKVRMVASEFETATRVVKNRGPSGRGAAAVEQGGFVLWQMAPDMWYVELAVGGSKVHAGSNGRLVWRHTPWLGAHAAKGPVRPLRRVLQGLDPLTTAGLFAEARCVGEKKVNGEDCFILKLSADPQTLKLRSEGPAEIIRHVLFGYFSQRTGLMVQMEDSHLTRIQPHAGGDAVYWETTISSALEDYRAVEGVMVAHAGRSAVTLFRFGEAAMSHTKTRMEEAWSIEEVAFNVPGLSVDCFIPPADIRSGSVGEACELPSQPHGERARTGAAVHPSRVAAVERAGTAAGAGGRGEKKVMWRVQV; encoded by the exons ATGGATAAGGAGAGGAAGCAGGGTTTCTTCGCCGCGCTCAAGGAGGAGGTCGTACGGGGGCTGTCGCCGTCGAGGTCCAGGGGGaagtccccggcgccgccgcggaGCGCGTCGCCGGCGAGGATGCTGATCCCGCGCCGGCGCAAGGCGCCCGcggctccgccgccgccgccgccggagaaGGTGCTGGAGCAGTACCTGGGCGAGCAGCTCGTCGCGCGCTCCGGCAGCCTGCGCCCcggcggggaggctctggcgccgCTCATCGAGGGGCCCGACGCCGAGCGCCTCGCCGCCGGCGACCCCGACGCGGAGGACTCCGGCCGCCGCGAGGGGTTCGGGCACTGGGTCCGCGGCCACCTGACGCGCACGCCGTCCATGGCCTCCTCTgccgcaggtggtggtggtggtcccGGCGGGTCGAGCGGCTCGTTCCGGCGGTCCGACCTCCGCCTGCTCCTCGGCGTCATGGGCGCGCCGCTCGCGCCCATCCCGTCCAAGACGGCGGAGCCGCTGCCCCTCCTCTCCATCAAGGGAACCCCCATT GAGTCGTCGTCCGCGCAGTACATCCTGCATCAGTACACGGCGGCGTCCGGTGGCTACAAGCTGCTGCAGTCGGTGCGGAACGCGTACGCCATGGGCAAGGTGCGGATGGTGGCGTCCGAGTTCGAGACGGCGACGCGCGTCGTCAAGAACCGCGGGCCCAGCGGCCGCGGCGCCGCCGCCGTGGAGCAGGGCGGCTTCGTGCTGTGGCAGATGGCTCCCGACATGTGGTACGTAGAGCTCGCCGTCGGCGGCAGCAAGGTCCATGCCGGCTCCAATGGCCGCCTCGTCTGGCGCCACACCCCCTGGCTCGGCGCCCACGCCGCCAAGGGGCCCGTCCGCCCCCTACGCCGCGTCCTCCAG GGCCTCGATCCGCTGACCACGGCCGGGCTGTTCGCGGAGGCGCGATGCGTGGGCGAGAAGAAGGTGAACGGCGAGGACTGCTTCATCCTGAAGCTGAGCGCCGACCCGCAGACGCTGAAGCTGCGCAGCGAGGGCCCGGCGGAGATCATCCGGCACGTGCTGTTCGGCTACTTCAGCCAGCGCACGGGGCTGATGGTGCAGATGGAGGACTCGCACCTGACCCGCATCCAGCCGCACGCCGGCGGGGACGCCGTGTACTGGGAGACGACCATCAGCTCGGCCCTGGAGGACTACCGCGCCGTGGAGGGCGTCATGGTCGCGCACGCGGGCCGCTCCGCGGTGACCCTGTTCCGGTTCGGCGAGGCCGCCATGAGCCACACCAAGACGCGCATGGAGGAGGCCTGGAGCATCGAGGAGGTGGCGTTCAACGTTCCGGGACTGTCCGTGGACTGCTTCATCCCGCCGGCCGACATCCGGTCGGGCTCCGTCGGCGAGGCCTGCGAGCTGCCGTCCCAGCCCCACGGCGAGCGCGCCAGGACCGGCGCCGCCGTGCACCCCTCGCGCGTGGCCGCCGTGGAGCGCGCCGGCACTGCTGCCGGCGCCGGAGGCCGCGGCGAGAAGAAGGTCATGTGGAGAGTGCAAGTGTGA